In one Epinephelus moara isolate mb chromosome 6, YSFRI_EMoa_1.0, whole genome shotgun sequence genomic region, the following are encoded:
- the LOC126392015 gene encoding zinc finger protein ZFP2: protein MKMKSAKSLLNKAKRGANQRDVVKVKTEYDSELEGGEEEGSCEVHTNGGGLNIQIKEEPHAQEISEEHNGGSLSCLDTKPDTFACRSDVHHQQGLIKDECDSDHQPEYDFTEAAVKEESESWIKEEGDSKEEETDNIQEDYGEGEELCTESSSDFYPCPHCTVSFTDLDFLEKHVKWVHQKQYLAKLKSCLSSRTLNLIPKHTCTVCSSTFNSKVHLRVHVREVHPSAPPRRLHPCPTCARSFQYLKNLKNHCQRWHNMSVSTRGGHLSCADCGKSFKATWGQGPHLCHEPHSTESEDKPICLDTGVQCQECGKKMGTPQSLEDHMRTHTGDRPFVCKDCGRRFVERSGWRQHMKIHTGEKPYKCQICGKAFLRSHHLKCHLTTHSGKKEYSCSECGKEFGFKSSLDLHVRTHSSEKPYHCNVCGKSFNTSRNLRVHSKVHNTDKAHQCGDCGLKIGDLGALKIHLRTHTGERPYHCTVCGNRFIRLAHLRNHQRTHTGERPYKCTECDKSFTQSGDLVKHKRIHSGEKPFECPDCHNRYTSSGDLGKHRRSHTNLRPYTCQECGKSFRLSGHLKTHMLTHTGEKPYSCPNCLRRFARSHHLSGHVAKCR, encoded by the exons ATGAAGATGAAATCTGCCAAGTCTTTGCTGAACAAAGCAAAGAGAGGAGCGAATCAACGCGATGTGGTCAAAGTTAAAACTGAGTATGACTCAGAGCTGGAgggtggagaggaggaaggctCATGTGAGGTGCACACCAACGGAGGTGGTCTCAACATCCAGATCAAGGAGGAACCTCACGCACAGGAGATTAGTGAGGAGCACAATGGAGGCTCATTAAGCTGTTTAGACACTAAGCCGGACACTTTTGCGTGCAGGTCAGATGTTCACCATCAACAGGGACTCATTAAGGACGAGTGTGACTCTGACCATCAGCCAGAGTATGATTTCACTGAAGCTGCTGTCAAGGAGGAGTCAGAGTCGTGGATTAAAGAGGAGGGAGACAGtaaagaggaggagacagacaaCATCCAGGAGGATtatggagaaggagaggagctCTGCACAG AGTCGTCATCTGACTTCTATCCATGTCCTCACTGCACTGTCTCCTTCACTGACTTGGACTTCTTGGAGAAGCACGTCAAGTGGGTCCATCAGAAACAGTATCTTGCCAAGCTGAAAAGTTGCCTCTCAAGCCGCACACTAAACCTCATCCCTAAACACACCTGCACTGTCTGCAGCAGCACCTTTAACTCTAAAGTACACCTTAGGGTCCATGTTCGTGAAGTCCACCCTTCTGCGCCTCCCCGCAGACTTCACCCCTGTCCAACATGTGCACGCAGCTTCCAGTACCTGAAGAATCTGAAGAATCACTGTCAGCGCTGGCACAACATGTCAGTGTCTACCAGAGGAGGGCATCTCAGCTGTGCCGACTGTGGGAAGAGTTTCAAAGCTACCTGGGGGCAAGGGCCTCATCTGTGTCATGAACCGCACAGCACGGAATCTGAGGATAAACCCATCTGTCTGGACACTGGTGTGCAGTGTCAAGAGTGTGGCAAGAAGATGGGCACACCTCAAAGCCTGGAGGATCACATGCGCACCCACACAGGTGACCGGCCGTTTGTCTGCAAGGATTGTGGCAGGAGGTTTGTGGAGCGCAGCGGTTGGCGGCAACACATGAAAATACACACGGGGGAGAAGCCATACAAATGTCAGATTTGCGGCAAGGCCTTTTTAAGATCGCACCACCTCAAGTGCCACTTAACCACACACTCCGGCAAGAAGGAATATTCTTGCTCTGAATGTGGAAAGGAGTTTGGGTTCAAGTCAAGTCTGGATCTCCACGTGAGGACGCACTCCAGTGAGAAACCCTACCACTGCAATGTGTGCGGGAAGAGCTTTAACACCTCAAGAAACCTGAGGGTTCACTCCAAAGTCCACAACACTGACAAAGCTCACCAGTGTGGGGACTGCGGGCTGAAGATCGGAGATCTCGGGGCTTTAAAAATACACCTGCGGACACACACCGGAGAAAGGCCTTACCACTGCACAGTCTGCGGCAACAGGTTCATTCGTCTTGCACATCTGCGAAACCACCAACGCACCCACACTGGTGAGAGACCCTACAAATGCACTGAATGTGACAAGAGCTTCACTCAGTCTGGCGACCTGGTGAAGCATAAGAGGATACACTCTGGGGAAAAGCCCTTTGAATGTCCAGACTGCCACAATCGTTACACCTCCTCTGGTGATCTGGGCAAGCACAGGAGGAGTCACACTAACCTGCGTCCCTACACATGTCAAGAATGTGGGAAAAGCTTTCGCTTGTCAGGCCATTTAAAAACTCACATGTTAACTCACACGGGCGAGAAGCCATATTCCTGCCCCAACTGCCTTCGCAGGTTCGCTCGCTCTCACCATCTTTCTGGGCACGTGGCTAAATGTCGCTGA